A window of Lysobacter sp. TY2-98 genomic DNA:
GCGAGCACCACGTTGCGATGCGGCGCTTACGACAACCGACCGAGGCCTAACACCTGAGTTAAGCCGCGCCGCGAAGCGGCGTCGGCTTGGACGAATTGTTAGGCCCCAACCCCGACCGCTGAGGTTGGAATGCCCAGGTATTGCGCCAACGAGATGGCCCGAGGCGCGATCTTGAGCGGAGAGTCTGCATCAAACGGGGCGGGCTCGCCGCTTAAGTTGTACAGCGTCTTGGCACACGCTTCCTCAAAAGAATACTGGGCAGATCTCACAAGATCATCGCGTTGCTCAGCCTCCAAGCTTTTGGCGCGGATCCGTTGGAAGAGTTCATGGCAATCCTTCCACCGTGCCGGGTTGTCGGCCTTTTCGGCGAGCTCTAGCAACGTGCCGCGATCTTGGCACTTGGGCTCAAACAACCACACGAGCATTAGGATTTCATCTGCAAGATGTCCGCAAGCTTCCATTGGGGCCTAACACCTGAGTTAAGCCGCGCCGCGAAGCGGCGTCGGCTTGGACGAATTGTTAGGCCCCACCGTCAAAGAACCGCGGGGATCAGCGCCTTCGTGCGCTGGCGATATGCCGCGTAAGCAGGACCGAAATGCTGGCCAAGCCAAGTCTCCTCTAGGCGCAGTTTGCGCCAGAACGATACGAAGACAATGGCCACGGCCAATAGGCCGCGCCAATCCCCGACCATGACCGCGTTGCCGAGAAACAGCAGCAGAAATCCGGTGTAGATCGGGTGCCGGATGAAGCGGTATGGCCCTTGCTGGATGAGTTCGTGATCGTGCTTGAGCTGGACGGTAGCGCTCCAATTCCTGCCGAGCAGCATGCGAGCGTAGATGCAGAGTAGGGCGCCGGCGACGGCGAGACCGAGCCCGACCGCATAGACCGGAACGGTGTGCGGCACAAACTGCTCGCGAAGCAACGAGTGGCCGAACCAAGGTCCTGGGCCGAGCAACAACACCGCGACCAGCAACGGCAGCCAGTAGGCGGCCACGCGCACCGCAAGTGACTCCTGTGACGCGACACCTTTGGCTGAGCGCGCGGACCACAACCAATAACCGATCACCACCAACCACGTGATCCGGAGTGCGTGTTCAAAAAACGGCGGCATCAAACTCTCCTGTGGGGCCTAACACCTGAGTTAAGCCGCGCCGCGAAGCGGCGTCGGCTTGGACGAATTGTTAGGCCACGCCCGATTGATTGCAGCGCGCACTAACACGAGCCGGGATTGTAGGCCCGGGATCCCGCCACTCGTCGCCCGCAAGTGTCTCGATCGGTGGGAAATCGGTCTGGCACCATTGGCGCAACTGCCTACTCGAGAGCGAGCACGTGAGCACTAACGACCTGTGGGCGTTTCGGGGAGACAAACCTCGGCTTGTAGCGTTCGTAGCCCGTGAGATCCGGCTCGTTCTGGTCGCCGCGCTGGTAGCTCTTGGATATTTTCTGCGGTAGCGGCGAATTTCTGGTGCGGGGCCTAACACCTGAGTTAAGCCGCGCCGCGAAGCGGCGTCGGCTTGGACGAATTGTTAGGCCCCCTAGAGGTGAGCGATGAGCGCATTGATGTTCTCTAGCAAGGCGTCGTAGTCAGCCTTGTACTGAGGATTGCGGACCTCTTTGGGTCGCATGACCAAGCCCTTTTCTGCGGCGTGGAGCGTGTCGCCCTCCCTGCGGTGCCAAATGAGCTGGGTGATGTCCGCCATCATGGACTTGGCAGCCTCGACATTCCGAGGTGCATTTATGCAGTACCGCCACGAGCCTAAGACGATATCCATGGCCGAGCTAAGGTGCGACGCGTTAATGCTTGTTGACGAAAATAGTGTGATGCGATCTAGGAGGACGGCTGGATCGTCAGGGAAGGAAAGCCCGCCCGAAAACTTCTGGGCCAGATAGCTAAATTCCATCCCGTCAGGCAGGCGGTCCATGGCGACAATGCCATACGATCCTTCCACGGTAAGGAAGTAGTTGAATTTGCCTATGACGTGATCCGCGCCCCACTCAACGACCTGTTGAATTGGCTGATTTCGAGCAATCTGGTGGTGCACCACGTATGCGATGAACCTGCAGCTGTGGGCTATGCAAGCGGCAATTACTTGACGCTTTGCATCAGTAGCTTCAGCTAGGGTGACATGCTCGGGCCGGCTGTTCGTATCAAACTTCAGTGCATCTGCCGGCGCGTATGAATGGTTGGACCGAATCTCAGCGATCGCGGCGTGTAAAGCAGGCACGCTACTCATTGGAACAATGAGGCCGCCATACACGAAGAAGCGCGCGTCATCGGAGTGCGCTCTATTTGTTTCGTCGGTCAGGAGAATGAACATGGGGGCCTAACACCTGAGTTAAGCCGCGCCGCGAAGCGGCGTCGGCTTGGACGAATTGTTAGGCGGCTCAGCCCACGACTGCCACATTTTCACCTGTTACCCGACAGCCAAGAAGCCCGCCGGCCCTTCAATCTGCCACGCCTCGTAGCCGCTCGAATCAGCGATTACCTGGAACGTGAGGTTGCCGAGCACGACGGTCAGATCTCTGGTGCCGGCGGATGCCAGCAACGACGACACAGGCTTACCGACAAGGGCTGCCGCGAGCTCAGGGATGGCGCGCACCGGTGATGCCCGCCCAAAAAGCTGCCCCTCGTCGCCGCTGGTGAGCACTAGGCAGTCATCCGACAGAAGGCGCCAGAGCGACTCAACTTGGATGCGATACCCACCGGAGAGCCTAAGCACGCACGGCAGGGCCTCCCACTGCTCGACGGCCTCGACGGTGAGGTTCAAAAGCTGCGCTGTCCACGAACTGTCCATTAGCCGCCTAACACCTGAGTTAAGCCGCGCCGCGAAGCGGCGTCGGCTTGGACGAATTGTTAGGCCTTAGCGGATCCATGCCAGCGTTTGGCCGAGATAACAGTTGCCCCGCATGGCCAGATGACCGGCGCTAACGGAAGTTTCGAAATAGCGGACCTGATCGCCGGACCGAAGCCTGGCGCGAAGCTCCTGCCA
This region includes:
- a CDS encoding isoprenylcysteine carboxylmethyltransferase family protein, which encodes MPPFFEHALRITWLVVIGYWLWSARSAKGVASQESLAVRVAAYWLPLLVAVLLLGPGPWFGHSLLREQFVPHTVPVYAVGLGLAVAGALLCIYARMLLGRNWSATVQLKHDHELIQQGPYRFIRHPIYTGFLLLFLGNAVMVGDWRGLLAVAIVFVSFWRKLRLEETWLGQHFGPAYAAYRQRTKALIPAVL